A single genomic interval of Sander lucioperca isolate FBNREF2018 chromosome 9, SLUC_FBN_1.2, whole genome shotgun sequence harbors:
- the usp33 gene encoding ubiquitin carboxyl-terminal hydrolase 33 isoform X2, protein MPPASSCDCPHLDSVGEITKEELIQKSHGQCQDCKVGGPNLWACLENGCAYVGCGESHTDHSTVHSQETRHNLTVNLTTLRVWCYACGKEVFLERKLGPHSPHATSKPLPSPQNAGQDDSRAPGSPTSLRVPPNGGCEDLDMETEEEDELRARGLTGLKNIGNTCYMNAALQALSNCPPLTQFFLECGGMVRTDKKPALCRSYQKLVSDLWHKNRPSYVVPTNLFQGIKAINPMFRGYSQQDSQEFLRCLMDQLHEELKETLPEPYDQSNGITVEDGREEDNRSQSDNDFQSCESCGSSERADNEVQGGNVTMEDTNEAEMLIPEQDEIQANREWQKEKNMINDLYRSGVNGVMGGSTGVDMDKDVDTTTETTPIISSQGAIKVQGRTSDSFPDIQMSNSTRPQSLVPMEGHIPKMSSSPPKAASGWPSLNPAHKKAVTTFSPPKSKRQKKYRSVISDVFDGTIVSSVQCLTCDRVSVTLENFQDISLPIPGKEDLAKLHSATHQTSLVKAGSCGEAYAPQGWIAFVMEYIKSWFWGPVVTLQDCLAAFFARDELKGDNMYSCEKCKKLRNGVKFCKMQSLPEILCVHLKRFRHELMFSTKISTHVSFPLEGLDLQPFLAKDSSAQTTNYDLLSVICHHGTASSGHYIAYCRNDVNNLWYEFDDQSVTEVSESCVQNAEAYVLFYKKSSEDALKERRRVSGLFNMMEPSLLQFYISRQWLNKFKTFAEPGPISNDDFLCLHGGVPPNKATFIDDLVVMLPQNVWDHLYSRYGGGPAVNHLYVCHTCQIEIEKLEKRCKSELDMFVRLNKAFQEEESPVVIYCISMQWFREWEGFVKGKDNDPPGPIDNSKITVNKNGHLTLKQGADSGQISEETWNFLHSIYTGGPLVTVRPNISHQEAETSQSEEKIEMETRSI, encoded by the exons GAGACCAGGCACAACCTTACGGTGAACCTGACCACGCTTCGGGTGTGGTGCTACGCCTGCGGCAAGGAGGTTTTTCTGGAGCGGAAACTAGGTCCTCACTCGCCACATGCCACCAGCAAACCCCTCCCGTCTCCACAGAATGCTGGACAG GATGACAGCAGGGCCCCTGGGAGCCCAACCTCTCTGAGAGTGCCCCCTAATGGAGGCTGTGAAGACCTGGACatggagacagaggaggaggatgaactGCGTGCCAGAG GTCTGACGGGGCTGAAGAACATAGGCAACACGTGCTACATGAACGCTGCCCTCCAGGCTCTGTCCAACTG CCCGCCCTTGACACAATTCTTTCTGGAATGTGGTGGCATGGTGAGGACAGACAAGAAGCCCGCACTCTGCAGAAGCTACCAGAAACTAGTGTCAGACCTGTGGCACAAGAACAG ACCCTCCTACGTGGTCCCAACCAACTTGTTTCAGGGGATCAAAGCTATAAACCCCATGTTTAGAGGATATTCTCAGCAG GACTCTCAGGAGTTTCTGCGCTGCTTGATGGATCAACTTCACGAGGAGCTGAAGGAGACGCTGCCTGAGCCCTACGACCAGTCCAACGGCATCACGGTGGAGGACGGCCGCGAGGAGGACAACCGCAGTCAGTCAGACAACGACTTCCAGTCATGCGAATCCTGCGGCAGCAGCGAGCGGGCCGATAATGAGGTGCAGGGCGGGAACGTGACGATGGAAGACACCAACGAGGCTGAGATGCTGATTCCTGAGCAAGATGAGATCCAGGCCAACAGGGAATGgcagaaggaaaaaaacatgattaatGACCTTTACCGTTCTGGAGTTAATGGTGTCATGGGTGGGAGCACTGGAGTGGACATGGACAAAGATGTTGACACCACCACTGAAACCACACCCATTATCAGCAGCCAGGGAGCCATCAAGGTTCAAGGCAGAACATCAG ATTCCTTCCCAGACATCCAAATGTCCAACTCTACAAGACCACAGAGTTTAGTCCCAATGGAGGGACATATTCCCAAAATGTCCAGCAGCCCACCCAAAGCTGCCTCAGGCTGGCCCAGCCTAAACCCTGCACATAAGAAAG CAGTGACCACATTCTCCCCACCAAAGAGCAAGCGTCAGAAGAAATACCGCAGTGTCATCTCAGATGTGTTCGATGGGACCATTGTCAGCTCAGTTCAGTGCCTCACCTGTGATCGG GTGTCCGTGACCCTGGAGAACTTCCAGGATATCTCGTTGCCTATCCCAGGGAAGGAAGACCTGGCCAAGCTTCACTCCGCCACCCACCAGACCTCCCTGGTTAAAGCTGGCTCCTGTGGGGAAGCTTATGCACCACAGGGCTGGATTGCATTTGTCATGGAATACATCAAGAG ttgGTTCTGGGGTCCAGTGGTTACGCTACAAGATTGTCTTGCAGCTTTCTTTGCCAGAGATGAACTAAAGG GAGACAACATGTACAGCTGTGAAAAATGCAAGAA ATTACGAAACGGAgtcaaattttgtaaaatgcaAAGTTTGCCAGAG ATTCTGTGTGTCCACTTGAAGCGCTTCAGGCACGAACTGATGTTCTCCACCAAAATAAGCACCCACGTCTCCTTCCCGCTGGAGGGCCTGGACCTGCAGCCTTTCCTGGCCAAAGACAGCTCCGCCCAGACCACCAACTATGACCTGCTGTCAGTCATCTGTCACCACGGCACTGCCAGCA GTGGCCACTACATAGCGTACTGCAGGAATGATGTGAACAATCTGTGGTATGAATTTGATGACCAAAGTGTGACTGAGGTGTCTGAATCCTGTGTCCAGAATGCTGAGGCCTATGTCCTCTTCTATAA AAAGAGCAGCGAGGATGCACTGAAAGAGCGTAGGAGGGTGTCTGGTTTATTCAACATGATGGAGCCCAGCCTTCTGCAGTTCTACATCTCCCGCCAGTGGCTTAACAAGTTCAAGACCTTTGCTGAGCCGGGGCCCATTTCCAATGACGACTTCCTGTGTTTGCATGGAG GTGTGCCCCCCAACAAAGCAACATTCATCGATGACCTGGTTGTAATGCTGCCGCAGAACGTGTGGGATCACCTTTACAGCAG GTACGGAGGAGGCCCAGCTGTCAACCACCTGTATGTTTGCCACACGTGCCAGATTGAAATAGAAAAACTGGAGAAACGGTGCAAATCAGAGCTGGACATGTTTGTCAGG CTGAACAAGGCGTTCCAGGAGGAGGAGTCTCCAGTGGTCATATACTGCATCAGCATGCAGTGGTTTCGTGAGTGGGAGGGCTTTGTCAAAGGAAAAGACAATG ATCCACCGGGACCCATTGATAATTCCAAGATTACAGTAAACAAGAACGGCCATTTAACACTCAAACAAG GCGCTGACTCGGGGCAGATCTCTGAAGAGACGTGGAACTTCCTCCACTCCATCTACACCGGCGGTCCACTTGTGACGGTTCGGCCAAACATCAGCCACCAGGAAGCAGAAACATCACAGTCAGAGGAGAAGATCGAGATGGAGACACGCTCTATTTAA
- the usp33 gene encoding ubiquitin carboxyl-terminal hydrolase 33 isoform X1: MPPASSCDCPHLDSVGEITKEELIQKSHGQCQDCKVGGPNLWACLENGCAYVGCGESHTDHSTVHSQETRHNLTVNLTTLRVWCYACGKEVFLERKLGPHSPHATSKPLPSPQNAGQDDSRAPGSPTSLRVPPNGGCEDLDMETEEEDELRARGLTGLKNIGNTCYMNAALQALSNCPPLTQFFLECGGMVRTDKKPALCRSYQKLVSDLWHKNRPSYVVPTNLFQGIKAINPMFRGYSQQDSQEFLRCLMDQLHEELKETLPEPYDQSNGITVEDGREEDNRSQSDNDFQSCESCGSSERADNEVQGGNVTMEDTNEAEMLIPEQDEIQANREWQKEKNMINDLYRSGVNGVMGGSTGVDMDKDVDTTTETTPIISSQGAIKVQGRTSDSFPDIQMSNSTRPQSLVPMEGHIPKMSSSPPKAASGWPSLNPAHKKAVTTFSPPKSKRQKKYRSVISDVFDGTIVSSVQCLTCDRVSVTLENFQDISLPIPGKEDLAKLHSATHQTSLVKAGSCGEAYAPQGWIAFVMEYIKSWFWGPVVTLQDCLAAFFARDELKGDNMYSCEKCKKLRNGVKFCKMQSLPEILCVHLKRFRHELMFSTKISTHVSFPLEGLDLQPFLAKDSSAQTTNYDLLSVICHHGTASSGHYIAYCRNDVNNLWYEFDDQSVTEVSESCVQNAEAYVLFYKKSSEDALKERRRVSGLFNMMEPSLLQFYISRQWLNKFKTFAEPGPISNDDFLCLHGGVPPNKATFIDDLVVMLPQNVWDHLYSRYGGGPAVNHLYVCHTCQIEIEKLEKRCKSELDMFVRLNKAFQEEESPVVIYCISMQWFREWEGFVKGKDNDPPGPIDNSKITVNKNGHLTLKQAGADSGQISEETWNFLHSIYTGGPLVTVRPNISHQEAETSQSEEKIEMETRSI, encoded by the exons GAGACCAGGCACAACCTTACGGTGAACCTGACCACGCTTCGGGTGTGGTGCTACGCCTGCGGCAAGGAGGTTTTTCTGGAGCGGAAACTAGGTCCTCACTCGCCACATGCCACCAGCAAACCCCTCCCGTCTCCACAGAATGCTGGACAG GATGACAGCAGGGCCCCTGGGAGCCCAACCTCTCTGAGAGTGCCCCCTAATGGAGGCTGTGAAGACCTGGACatggagacagaggaggaggatgaactGCGTGCCAGAG GTCTGACGGGGCTGAAGAACATAGGCAACACGTGCTACATGAACGCTGCCCTCCAGGCTCTGTCCAACTG CCCGCCCTTGACACAATTCTTTCTGGAATGTGGTGGCATGGTGAGGACAGACAAGAAGCCCGCACTCTGCAGAAGCTACCAGAAACTAGTGTCAGACCTGTGGCACAAGAACAG ACCCTCCTACGTGGTCCCAACCAACTTGTTTCAGGGGATCAAAGCTATAAACCCCATGTTTAGAGGATATTCTCAGCAG GACTCTCAGGAGTTTCTGCGCTGCTTGATGGATCAACTTCACGAGGAGCTGAAGGAGACGCTGCCTGAGCCCTACGACCAGTCCAACGGCATCACGGTGGAGGACGGCCGCGAGGAGGACAACCGCAGTCAGTCAGACAACGACTTCCAGTCATGCGAATCCTGCGGCAGCAGCGAGCGGGCCGATAATGAGGTGCAGGGCGGGAACGTGACGATGGAAGACACCAACGAGGCTGAGATGCTGATTCCTGAGCAAGATGAGATCCAGGCCAACAGGGAATGgcagaaggaaaaaaacatgattaatGACCTTTACCGTTCTGGAGTTAATGGTGTCATGGGTGGGAGCACTGGAGTGGACATGGACAAAGATGTTGACACCACCACTGAAACCACACCCATTATCAGCAGCCAGGGAGCCATCAAGGTTCAAGGCAGAACATCAG ATTCCTTCCCAGACATCCAAATGTCCAACTCTACAAGACCACAGAGTTTAGTCCCAATGGAGGGACATATTCCCAAAATGTCCAGCAGCCCACCCAAAGCTGCCTCAGGCTGGCCCAGCCTAAACCCTGCACATAAGAAAG CAGTGACCACATTCTCCCCACCAAAGAGCAAGCGTCAGAAGAAATACCGCAGTGTCATCTCAGATGTGTTCGATGGGACCATTGTCAGCTCAGTTCAGTGCCTCACCTGTGATCGG GTGTCCGTGACCCTGGAGAACTTCCAGGATATCTCGTTGCCTATCCCAGGGAAGGAAGACCTGGCCAAGCTTCACTCCGCCACCCACCAGACCTCCCTGGTTAAAGCTGGCTCCTGTGGGGAAGCTTATGCACCACAGGGCTGGATTGCATTTGTCATGGAATACATCAAGAG ttgGTTCTGGGGTCCAGTGGTTACGCTACAAGATTGTCTTGCAGCTTTCTTTGCCAGAGATGAACTAAAGG GAGACAACATGTACAGCTGTGAAAAATGCAAGAA ATTACGAAACGGAgtcaaattttgtaaaatgcaAAGTTTGCCAGAG ATTCTGTGTGTCCACTTGAAGCGCTTCAGGCACGAACTGATGTTCTCCACCAAAATAAGCACCCACGTCTCCTTCCCGCTGGAGGGCCTGGACCTGCAGCCTTTCCTGGCCAAAGACAGCTCCGCCCAGACCACCAACTATGACCTGCTGTCAGTCATCTGTCACCACGGCACTGCCAGCA GTGGCCACTACATAGCGTACTGCAGGAATGATGTGAACAATCTGTGGTATGAATTTGATGACCAAAGTGTGACTGAGGTGTCTGAATCCTGTGTCCAGAATGCTGAGGCCTATGTCCTCTTCTATAA AAAGAGCAGCGAGGATGCACTGAAAGAGCGTAGGAGGGTGTCTGGTTTATTCAACATGATGGAGCCCAGCCTTCTGCAGTTCTACATCTCCCGCCAGTGGCTTAACAAGTTCAAGACCTTTGCTGAGCCGGGGCCCATTTCCAATGACGACTTCCTGTGTTTGCATGGAG GTGTGCCCCCCAACAAAGCAACATTCATCGATGACCTGGTTGTAATGCTGCCGCAGAACGTGTGGGATCACCTTTACAGCAG GTACGGAGGAGGCCCAGCTGTCAACCACCTGTATGTTTGCCACACGTGCCAGATTGAAATAGAAAAACTGGAGAAACGGTGCAAATCAGAGCTGGACATGTTTGTCAGG CTGAACAAGGCGTTCCAGGAGGAGGAGTCTCCAGTGGTCATATACTGCATCAGCATGCAGTGGTTTCGTGAGTGGGAGGGCTTTGTCAAAGGAAAAGACAATG ATCCACCGGGACCCATTGATAATTCCAAGATTACAGTAAACAAGAACGGCCATTTAACACTCAAACAAG CAGGCGCTGACTCGGGGCAGATCTCTGAAGAGACGTGGAACTTCCTCCACTCCATCTACACCGGCGGTCCACTTGTGACGGTTCGGCCAAACATCAGCCACCAGGAAGCAGAAACATCACAGTCAGAGGAGAAGATCGAGATGGAGACACGCTCTATTTAA